The Silvanigrella paludirubra genome includes a window with the following:
- a CDS encoding hydrolase gives MNHKKINTTNNFRPAWWAKNKHIQTLIPVFFPKKLNLSLYRENITLPDGDFIQVDWTINKLETKPLLILLHGLEGSSSSPYIQRLMKKAHENNFRAVCMHFRGCSGLPNKYERAYHAGDTEDLNYFIHHIKKKWNITEDIFIAGFSLGGSVLLKWLNENNENKIIKSAVATSVPFELATTADTMNKGFSRIYQWWLLKSLKDSFIKKSNSIGVSIDKKAIKDLKNFWEFDDKITAKIHGFKNVNDYYAKSSPRQFLSKIKTPTLIIHSRDDPFMTPSCIPNVNEISNSITFELTDKGGHVGFVSGSIPFFPNYWLEDRILNYFNEYLN, from the coding sequence TTGAATCATAAAAAAATAAACACTACAAATAATTTTAGACCTGCTTGGTGGGCAAAAAATAAACATATTCAAACATTAATTCCTGTTTTTTTCCCTAAAAAATTAAATCTATCTCTATATCGTGAGAATATAACATTACCTGATGGTGATTTCATTCAAGTGGACTGGACAATAAATAAATTGGAAACAAAACCTCTTTTAATTTTATTGCATGGACTTGAAGGCTCTTCTTCTTCACCTTATATTCAGCGCTTAATGAAAAAAGCACATGAAAATAATTTTCGAGCTGTATGTATGCATTTTAGAGGTTGTAGTGGATTACCAAATAAATATGAACGAGCTTATCATGCAGGCGATACAGAAGATCTAAATTATTTTATTCATCATATTAAAAAAAAATGGAATATTACAGAAGATATTTTTATTGCTGGATTTTCTTTAGGTGGAAGCGTATTATTAAAATGGCTTAATGAAAATAATGAAAATAAAATAATAAAATCGGCTGTTGCAACCTCTGTTCCTTTTGAGCTGGCTACTACTGCTGATACAATGAATAAGGGATTTTCAAGAATATATCAGTGGTGGTTATTAAAATCTTTGAAAGATAGTTTCATTAAAAAAAGTAATTCTATAGGTGTTAGTATAGATAAGAAAGCTATTAAAGATCTAAAGAATTTTTGGGAGTTTGATGATAAGATCACAGCTAAAATTCATGGATTTAAAAATGTAAATGACTATTATGCAAAATCAAGTCCTAGACAATTTTTATCTAAAATAAAAACTCCAACTTTAATTATTCATTCAAGAGATGATCCTTTTATGACACCTTCATGTATTCCAAATGTGAATGAGATTTCAAATTCAATTACATTTGAATTAACAGATAAAGGAGGACATGTTGGCTTTGTATCAGGTTCTATTCCTTTTTTTCCCAATTATTGGCTTGAAGATCGTATTCTAAATTATTTTAATGAATATTTAAATTGA